A single window of Mycolicibacterium aurum DNA harbors:
- the secF gene encoding protein translocase subunit SecF, translating to MAARNRTDTADSAGVEAPDLETASADAPRHGFFVRLYTGTGAFEVIGKRKLWYTVSGLIVAVAIGAMLIRGFTFGIDFEGGTKMAMPRGDSGITTSQVETVFNDTIGTPPESVVVVGSGDSATFQIRSETLTNEQTEQLRTALFDAFAPVGADGQPSKQSISDSAVSETWGGQITQKALIALIVFLVLAAIYITVRYERYMALAALATLVFDLVVTAGVYALVGFEVTPATVIGLLTILGFSLYDTVIVFDKVEENTEGFEHATRRTFAEQANLAVNQTFMRSINTSLISVLPIIALMVVAVWLLGVGTLMDLALVQLVGVIVGTYSSIYFATPLLVTLRERTDVVRKHTRRVLNRRQTAAARAAGAGDDAAIGPDGDAEPAVVTAPAVSQAPPPDKPAPGARPVRPTSSRTGRPSGKRSPRNR from the coding sequence ATGGCTGCACGCAACCGCACCGACACCGCCGACTCGGCAGGCGTCGAGGCGCCCGACCTGGAAACCGCCTCGGCGGACGCCCCCAGGCACGGGTTCTTCGTCCGGCTCTACACCGGCACCGGCGCCTTCGAGGTCATCGGCAAGCGCAAGCTCTGGTACACGGTCAGCGGCCTGATCGTCGCGGTCGCCATCGGCGCCATGCTGATCCGTGGGTTCACCTTCGGTATCGACTTCGAGGGTGGCACCAAGATGGCGATGCCGCGCGGCGACAGCGGCATCACCACGTCGCAGGTCGAGACCGTGTTCAACGACACCATCGGGACTCCGCCGGAGTCTGTGGTGGTCGTCGGCAGTGGCGACTCGGCGACGTTCCAGATCAGGTCCGAGACGCTCACCAACGAGCAGACCGAGCAGCTGCGCACGGCACTGTTCGACGCGTTCGCGCCGGTGGGCGCGGACGGCCAGCCGAGCAAGCAGTCGATCAGCGACTCGGCGGTGTCCGAGACCTGGGGTGGCCAGATCACCCAGAAGGCACTGATCGCGCTGATCGTGTTCCTCGTGTTGGCCGCCATCTACATCACCGTCCGCTACGAGCGCTACATGGCGCTCGCCGCGCTGGCGACGCTGGTCTTCGACCTCGTCGTCACCGCAGGTGTGTACGCGCTCGTCGGCTTCGAGGTCACTCCCGCGACGGTGATCGGCCTGTTGACCATCCTGGGCTTCTCGCTCTACGACACGGTGATCGTGTTCGACAAGGTGGAGGAGAACACCGAGGGCTTCGAACACGCCACCCGGCGCACCTTCGCCGAACAGGCGAACCTGGCGGTCAACCAGACCTTCATGCGCTCGATCAACACCAGCCTGATCTCGGTGCTGCCGATCATCGCGCTGATGGTGGTCGCGGTGTGGCTGCTCGGCGTCGGCACATTGATGGACCTGGCGCTGGTGCAGCTGGTGGGCGTGATCGTCGGAACCTACTCGTCGATCTACTTCGCCACGCCGCTGCTGGTGACCCTGCGCGAACGCACCGATGTGGTGCGCAAGCACACCCGCCGGGTGCTCAACCGTCGCCAGACCGCGGCGGCCAGAGCCGCCGGTGCCGGGGACGACGCAGCCATCGGGCCCGACGGTGACGCCGAGCCGGCAGTGGTTACCGCGCCCGCGGTGTCTCAGGCCCCGCCGCCGGACAAACCCGCACCCGGCGCCCGTCCTGTGCGGCCGACCAGCAGCAGGACCGGGCGGCCGTCGGGTAAGCGCAGCCCCCGGAATCGGTAG
- a CDS encoding adenine phosphoribosyltransferase, with amino-acid sequence MSELPDGVAGVIVSLMREVPDFPEPGVQFKDLTPVLADARGLAAVSTAIAEIARGADLVAGVDARGFLLGGAVAVTLGIGVLAVRKGGKLPPPVLGETYTLEYGSATLEVPAEGIDLAGRSIVVIDDVLATGGTLAATHQLLTKAGANVTGAVVMMELAALGGRAALPQLEVTSLYTV; translated from the coding sequence ATGAGCGAACTGCCGGACGGGGTGGCCGGCGTCATCGTGTCGCTGATGCGCGAGGTGCCCGACTTTCCCGAACCGGGGGTTCAGTTCAAGGATCTGACGCCGGTGCTCGCCGACGCGCGCGGACTGGCCGCGGTCAGCACGGCGATCGCCGAGATCGCGCGCGGCGCCGACCTGGTGGCCGGTGTGGATGCGCGGGGATTCCTGCTCGGCGGTGCGGTCGCCGTCACCCTGGGGATCGGCGTGCTGGCGGTGCGCAAGGGCGGCAAGCTGCCGCCACCGGTGCTCGGCGAGACCTACACCCTGGAATACGGATCGGCCACGCTTGAGGTGCCGGCCGAGGGCATCGACCTGGCAGGCCGTTCGATCGTCGTAATCGACGACGTGCTGGCCACCGGGGGCACCCTCGCCGCCACCCACCAGCTGCTGACCAAGGCGGGCGCCAACGTCACGGGCGCGGTGGTGATGATGGAACTCGCCGCCCTCGGCGGCCGCGCCGCGCTTCCGCAACTCGAGGTCACCAGTCTGTACACCGTCTGA
- a CDS encoding RelA/SpoT family protein, producing MAGEINTDPRADHAVPTPVASPETQPMELPKAATSASRRVRARLARRMTSQRSAINPVLEPLVAVHREIYPKADLTLLQRAYDVAEERHADQLRKSGDPYITHPLAVANILAELGMDTTTLIAALLHDTVEDTGYTLEALTQEFGVEVGHLVDGVTKLDKVALGTAAEGETIRKMIIAMARDPRVLVIKVADRLHNMRTMRFLPPEKQARKARETLEVIAPLAHRLGMATVKWELEDLSFAILHPKKYEEIVRLVADRAPSRDTYLAKVRAEITATLNASKISATVEGRPKHYWSIYQKMIVKGRDFDDIHDLVGVRILCDEVRDCYAAVGVVHSLWQPIAGRFKDYIAQPRFGVYQSLHTTVVGPEGKPLEVQIRTIGMHKTAEYGIAAHWRYKESKGRNGLTLSQTATEIDDMAWMRQLLDWQREAADPGEFLESLRYDLAVQEIFVFTPKGDVITLPTGSTPVDFAYAVHTEVGHRCIGARVNGRLVALERKLENGEVVEVFTSKAQNAGPSRDWQTFVVSPRAKAKIRQWFAKERREEALDSGKEAIAREVRRGGLPLQRLMNAETMSALARELRYADVSALYAAVGEGHVSARHVVQRMVAQFGGDDEAADEIAERSTPATMPVRQRTSDDVGVAVPGAPGVLCKLAKCCTPVPGDNIMGFVTRGGGVSVHRTDCTNATSLQDQSERIIEVEWAPSPSSVFLVAIQVEALDRHRLLSDVTRVLADEKVNILSASVTTSNDRVAISRFTFEMGDPKHLGHVLNVVRNVEGVYDVYRVTSAA from the coding sequence ATGGCCGGTGAGATCAACACCGATCCCCGTGCCGACCACGCTGTGCCAACACCGGTAGCCAGCCCGGAAACCCAGCCGATGGAGCTGCCCAAGGCGGCGACCAGCGCCTCACGGCGGGTGCGGGCGCGGTTGGCCCGCCGGATGACCTCCCAGCGCAGCGCCATCAACCCCGTGCTCGAACCGCTGGTGGCGGTGCACCGCGAGATCTATCCGAAGGCCGACCTCACGCTTCTGCAGCGGGCCTACGACGTCGCCGAAGAACGGCACGCCGACCAACTTCGGAAATCCGGCGACCCCTACATCACCCATCCGCTGGCGGTCGCCAACATCCTCGCCGAACTCGGCATGGACACCACGACGCTGATCGCCGCGCTGTTGCACGACACGGTCGAAGACACCGGGTACACGCTGGAGGCGCTGACACAGGAGTTCGGCGTCGAGGTGGGACATCTGGTCGACGGTGTCACCAAACTCGACAAGGTCGCGTTGGGCACCGCCGCCGAGGGCGAGACCATCCGCAAGATGATCATCGCGATGGCCCGCGACCCGCGCGTGCTGGTGATCAAGGTCGCCGACCGGCTGCACAACATGCGCACCATGCGCTTCCTGCCGCCCGAGAAGCAGGCCCGCAAGGCCCGCGAGACACTGGAAGTCATTGCGCCCCTTGCGCATCGACTCGGGATGGCGACGGTCAAGTGGGAGCTGGAGGACCTGTCCTTCGCGATCCTGCACCCGAAGAAATACGAAGAGATCGTGCGCCTGGTCGCCGATCGGGCCCCGTCGCGCGACACCTACCTGGCCAAGGTGCGAGCGGAGATCACTGCCACGCTCAACGCGTCGAAGATCAGTGCCACCGTCGAGGGCAGGCCGAAACACTACTGGTCGATCTATCAGAAGATGATCGTCAAGGGTCGCGACTTCGACGACATCCATGACCTGGTCGGGGTCCGCATCCTGTGCGACGAAGTGCGCGACTGCTACGCCGCGGTGGGAGTGGTGCACTCGCTGTGGCAGCCGATCGCCGGGCGCTTCAAGGACTACATCGCCCAACCTCGTTTCGGCGTGTACCAGTCGCTGCACACCACCGTCGTCGGCCCCGAGGGTAAGCCGCTGGAAGTGCAGATCCGGACCATCGGCATGCACAAGACGGCGGAATACGGCATCGCCGCGCACTGGCGTTACAAGGAATCCAAGGGCCGCAACGGTCTTACGCTCAGCCAGACGGCCACCGAGATCGACGACATGGCCTGGATGCGCCAGCTGCTGGACTGGCAGCGGGAAGCCGCCGATCCCGGGGAGTTCCTGGAGTCGCTGCGCTATGACCTCGCCGTGCAGGAGATCTTCGTGTTCACGCCCAAGGGCGATGTGATCACGCTGCCGACCGGCTCGACCCCGGTGGATTTCGCGTACGCGGTGCACACCGAGGTCGGGCACCGGTGTATCGGCGCCCGTGTCAACGGCCGCCTGGTGGCGCTGGAGCGCAAACTCGAAAACGGGGAAGTCGTCGAGGTTTTCACCTCGAAGGCGCAGAATGCCGGCCCGTCACGGGACTGGCAGACATTCGTCGTCTCACCGCGGGCCAAGGCGAAGATCCGGCAGTGGTTCGCCAAGGAGCGCCGCGAGGAGGCGCTGGACTCCGGCAAGGAAGCCATTGCGCGTGAGGTACGCCGTGGCGGACTTCCGTTGCAGCGCTTGATGAATGCCGAGACCATGTCGGCGCTGGCCCGCGAACTCCGCTACGCCGACGTGTCGGCCCTCTATGCCGCGGTCGGCGAGGGCCACGTGTCCGCCCGGCACGTGGTGCAGCGCATGGTGGCTCAGTTCGGCGGCGACGACGAGGCCGCCGACGAGATCGCCGAGCGGTCCACTCCGGCGACCATGCCGGTCCGCCAGCGCACCAGTGACGATGTCGGCGTCGCCGTGCCCGGTGCGCCCGGCGTGTTGTGCAAGCTGGCCAAGTGCTGCACGCCGGTGCCGGGAGACAACATCATGGGCTTCGTCACGCGCGGTGGCGGGGTCAGTGTGCACCGCACCGACTGCACCAACGCGACGTCGCTGCAGGACCAGTCGGAACGCATCATCGAGGTGGAGTGGGCGCCGTCCCCGTCGTCGGTGTTCCTGGTCGCGATACAGGTGGAGGCGCTGGACCGGCACCGGCTGCTCTCGGACGTCACCCGGGTGCTGGCCGACGAGAAGGTCAACATTCTGTCGGCGTCGGTGACGACGTCCAACGACCGGGTGGCGATCAGCCGGTTCACCTTCGAGATGGGTGACCCCAAACACCTCGGGCACGTGCTCAACGTGGTGCGCAACGTGGAGGGTGTCTACGACGTCTACCGGGTGACGTCCGCCGCCTGA
- the yajC gene encoding preprotein translocase subunit YajC translates to MDLVIFLPLLIIMGAFMYFASRRQKKAMQATIDLHNSLEVGDRIHTTSGLQGTIAGIGDDYVDLEIAPGVVTTWMKLAVRDRMVDEDDDLVDEVDEIGDGFEPRATGTEVTDRPNSKTDG, encoded by the coding sequence ATGGATCTGGTCATCTTCCTGCCCCTGCTCATCATCATGGGCGCCTTCATGTACTTCGCATCGCGGCGCCAGAAGAAGGCGATGCAGGCCACCATCGACCTGCACAACTCGCTGGAGGTCGGCGATCGCATCCACACCACGTCGGGCCTGCAGGGCACGATCGCCGGTATCGGCGACGACTACGTCGACCTGGAGATCGCCCCCGGCGTCGTCACAACGTGGATGAAGTTGGCCGTGCGTGACCGCATGGTCGACGAGGACGACGATCTCGTCGATGAGGTCGACGAGATCGGCGACGGCTTCGAGCCGCGCGCAACCGGCACCGAGGTCACCGATCGCCCCAACTCCAAGACGGACGGCTGA
- the secD gene encoding protein translocase subunit SecD translates to MASSSTVHPVRYLALFLVLLVGVFALVFFTGDKKPDPKLGIDLQGGTRVTLTARTPDGSPPSRDALIQAQQIISSRVDGLGVSGSEVIIDGQNLVITVPGDDTSEARSLGQTARLYIRPVVHVVPAQGAAPEDAGPQGVPPGGAVPGLPPGGAIPGLPPGGGIPGVGPDGAVPDLPAGAFPGELPPGVDPGAAPGVPVEPAPQPRPFPQQPAPSPSPAPPPGPGAPPPAAPANPDDVPLATRIQDEKKLRQSSEQAIQILALQFQATRCGEEDVLAGNDDPNLPLVTCSEDGTQVYLLDKSIINGEEIANASSGLNQQAGEYVVDLEFKSEGAKTWADFTAANVGTQTAFVLDSKVVSAPVINEAIPGGRTQITGQFTQDSARELANVLKYGSLPLSFDSSEAETVSASLGLSSLRAGLIAGAVGLAAVLLYSLLYYRALGVLIALSLTASGAMVFAILVLLGRYINYTLDLAGIAGLIIGIGMTADSFVVFFERIKDEIREGRSFRSAVPRGWARARKTIMSGNAVTFLAAAVLYFLAVGQVKGFAFTLGLTTILDVVIVFLVTWPLVYMASKSPLWAKPSLNGLGAVQQIARERRAAAHAAGRE, encoded by the coding sequence GTGGCATCGTCTTCGACGGTTCACCCTGTCCGCTATCTGGCGCTGTTCCTGGTGCTGCTCGTCGGCGTATTCGCGCTGGTGTTCTTCACCGGGGACAAGAAGCCGGATCCCAAACTGGGCATCGACCTGCAGGGCGGCACGCGCGTGACCCTGACGGCGCGTACGCCCGACGGCTCGCCGCCGTCGCGGGATGCGCTCATTCAGGCGCAGCAGATCATCAGCTCCCGCGTCGACGGCCTCGGCGTGTCGGGTTCCGAGGTCATCATCGACGGGCAGAACCTGGTGATCACGGTTCCCGGCGACGACACCAGCGAGGCCCGCAGCCTCGGCCAGACCGCGCGTCTGTACATCCGCCCGGTCGTCCACGTGGTGCCCGCCCAGGGCGCGGCGCCTGAGGACGCAGGACCGCAGGGCGTGCCGCCCGGCGGTGCCGTTCCCGGCCTGCCGCCGGGCGGGGCCATACCCGGGCTGCCGCCAGGCGGTGGCATTCCGGGGGTGGGGCCCGACGGTGCCGTCCCGGATCTGCCTGCCGGTGCGTTTCCCGGTGAGCTGCCGCCCGGCGTAGACCCCGGCGCAGCCCCGGGTGTACCGGTGGAACCGGCGCCTCAGCCGCGGCCCTTCCCGCAGCAGCCCGCTCCCAGTCCCTCGCCCGCCCCGCCTCCGGGTCCGGGTGCACCGCCGCCGGCCGCACCGGCGAACCCGGACGACGTCCCGCTCGCCACCCGCATCCAGGACGAGAAGAAGCTGCGGCAGAGCTCGGAACAGGCCATCCAGATCCTGGCCCTGCAGTTCCAGGCCACCCGCTGTGGCGAGGAAGACGTCCTCGCAGGCAACGACGACCCGAACCTGCCTTTGGTGACCTGCTCGGAGGACGGCACGCAGGTCTACCTGCTTGACAAGTCGATCATCAACGGCGAAGAGATCGCGAACGCGTCGTCCGGACTCAACCAGCAGGCCGGCGAGTACGTGGTCGATCTTGAGTTCAAGAGCGAGGGCGCCAAGACGTGGGCTGACTTCACCGCCGCCAACGTCGGGACGCAGACCGCGTTCGTGCTCGACTCGAAGGTGGTCAGCGCACCCGTCATCAACGAGGCCATCCCCGGTGGACGGACCCAGATCACCGGCCAGTTCACCCAGGACTCCGCACGCGAGTTGGCGAACGTCCTCAAGTACGGCTCGCTGCCCCTGTCGTTCGATTCCTCCGAGGCCGAGACGGTGTCGGCATCGCTGGGGTTGTCGTCGCTGCGCGCGGGTCTGATCGCGGGCGCTGTCGGTCTGGCGGCCGTGCTGCTGTACTCGCTGCTGTATTACCGGGCGCTCGGCGTGCTGATCGCACTGTCGCTGACCGCGTCCGGCGCCATGGTCTTCGCGATCCTGGTGCTGCTCGGCAGATACATCAACTACACGCTGGACCTGGCGGGGATCGCGGGTCTGATCATCGGTATAGGTATGACCGCGGACTCCTTCGTCGTGTTCTTCGAGCGCATCAAGGACGAGATCCGTGAGGGACGATCGTTCCGCTCCGCGGTTCCGCGCGGCTGGGCGCGAGCCCGCAAGACCATCATGAGCGGTAATGCCGTCACGTTCCTGGCGGCCGCGGTGCTGTACTTCCTGGCCGTGGGCCAGGTGAAGGGCTTCGCGTTCACCCTCGGACTGACCACCATCCTCGACGTCGTGATCGTGTTCCTCGTGACGTGGCCGCTGGTTTACATGGCGTCGAAGTCGCCGCTGTGGGCCAAGCCGTCGCTGAACGGGTTGGGAGCGGTCCAGCAGATCGCACGCGAACGTCGAGCGGCCGCGCACGCGGCGGGACGGGAATAG
- a CDS encoding ABC transporter substrate-binding protein translates to MLGRRRLHSSVRRTSAVMAVLALTGGLGLAACSDQPADAVDYAVDGALVSYNTNTFVGAASGGPQAFARVLTGFNYHGPDGQIVGDHDFGAIAVVGRTPLILDYEIKPEAVYSDGKPITCDDMVLAWASQSGRFPEFDAASRAGYADIATVDCAPGQKKARVSFAPDRGFTDYGQLFSATSMMPSHVIADVLGLGDGGVTTAILNNDGPAVERIAQVWNTTWNLGADLDLKKFPSSGPYKLDSVTDEGAVVLVTNDKWWGTKPITGRITVWPRSPELQDRVNEGAYDVVDIAAGSSGTLNLPDDYVRTDSPSAGIEQLIFAPQGPLSAVPARRALALCTPRDVIARNAEVPVANARLNAATEDAYGAAEATPQVNDFAVANPEAARAALNGQPLTVRIGYQTPNARLAATVGAIARTCAPAGITVEDVAGENTGPLALRNNEIDVLIASTGGAAGSGSTGSSAMDAYTLHSANGNNLPRYSNERIDAIIATLAVTSDPKELARLLGEAGPILWADMPTLPLYRQQRTLLTSTKMFAVSGNPTRWGAGWNMDRWRLSQ, encoded by the coding sequence ATGCTCGGCCGCCGGCGCCTGCACAGCTCCGTACGTCGCACGTCCGCCGTGATGGCGGTGCTCGCCCTGACGGGCGGACTCGGCCTCGCCGCGTGCTCGGATCAACCCGCCGACGCGGTGGACTACGCCGTCGACGGAGCACTCGTCAGCTACAACACCAACACCTTCGTCGGCGCCGCGTCCGGTGGCCCGCAGGCGTTCGCCCGGGTACTGACCGGCTTCAACTATCACGGCCCGGACGGCCAGATCGTGGGTGACCACGACTTCGGCGCCATCGCGGTGGTCGGGCGCACCCCGCTGATCCTCGACTACGAGATCAAGCCCGAAGCGGTGTACTCCGACGGCAAGCCCATCACCTGTGACGACATGGTGCTGGCCTGGGCATCGCAGTCCGGTCGCTTCCCGGAGTTCGACGCCGCAAGCCGTGCCGGTTACGCCGACATCGCCACCGTCGACTGCGCACCGGGCCAGAAGAAGGCGCGGGTGTCGTTCGCACCGGATCGCGGGTTCACCGACTACGGCCAGCTGTTCTCCGCGACATCGATGATGCCCTCGCACGTCATCGCCGACGTGCTGGGCCTGGGTGACGGTGGCGTGACGACGGCCATCCTCAACAACGACGGTCCTGCCGTCGAACGCATAGCGCAGGTGTGGAACACCACGTGGAATCTCGGCGCCGACCTGGACCTGAAGAAGTTCCCGTCGTCGGGTCCCTACAAGCTGGATTCCGTCACCGACGAGGGTGCGGTGGTTCTGGTCACCAACGACAAGTGGTGGGGTACCAAGCCGATCACCGGCCGGATCACGGTGTGGCCGCGCAGTCCCGAACTGCAGGACCGCGTGAACGAGGGCGCCTATGACGTCGTCGACATCGCGGCAGGCTCGTCGGGCACGCTCAACCTGCCCGACGACTACGTGCGTACCGACTCGCCGTCGGCGGGCATCGAGCAGCTGATCTTCGCGCCGCAGGGGCCGCTCTCCGCGGTGCCGGCCCGCAGGGCGCTGGCGCTGTGCACGCCGCGTGACGTGATCGCCCGGAATGCCGAGGTGCCCGTCGCCAACGCGCGCCTCAACGCAGCCACCGAGGATGCCTACGGCGCCGCTGAAGCCACGCCGCAGGTGAACGACTTCGCGGTGGCCAACCCGGAGGCGGCCCGTGCCGCGCTCAACGGACAGCCGCTGACCGTGCGGATCGGTTACCAGACACCCAACGCCCGGCTCGCCGCCACCGTGGGTGCGATCGCGAGAACGTGCGCGCCGGCGGGGATCACCGTCGAAGATGTGGCGGGTGAGAACACCGGCCCGTTGGCGCTGCGCAACAACGAGATCGACGTACTGATCGCGAGCACAGGCGGGGCGGCGGGCAGTGGCTCGACCGGCTCGTCGGCGATGGACGCCTATACGCTGCACAGCGCCAACGGCAACAACCTGCCGCGCTACAGCAACGAGCGCATCGACGCGATCATCGCCACACTGGCGGTCACCTCTGACCCCAAGGAGCTGGCCCGTCTGCTCGGCGAGGCAGGCCCGATCCTGTGGGCCGATATGCCGACCCTGCCGCTGTACCGTCAGCAGCGAACCCTGCTCACGTCGACGAAGATGTTCGCGGTGAGCGGCAATCCGACGCGATGGGGGGCGGGATGGAACATGGACCGCTGGAGGCTGAGCCAATGA
- a CDS encoding helix-turn-helix domain-containing protein produces MPFLDVLLHPARMRVVQALLDGSELTAGQLRAELPDVPAASLYRHIATLAGAGVLEVAHERRVRGAVERTFRLHLPSAAVTPEEARQLSPDDHRRAFAAFCAMLMADFDRYLAAPDADVAEDGVAFTQAALWLTDDEFAELRSELAAVITSRITNGRSPHREKRMISTVLMPGR; encoded by the coding sequence ATGCCGTTCCTCGACGTCCTCTTGCATCCCGCGCGCATGCGCGTCGTCCAGGCTTTGTTGGATGGCAGCGAATTGACCGCAGGCCAGTTGCGCGCCGAACTTCCCGACGTGCCCGCCGCATCGCTGTACCGGCACATCGCGACACTGGCCGGCGCCGGGGTCCTCGAGGTGGCGCACGAACGGCGCGTCCGCGGGGCCGTCGAACGCACCTTCCGGCTTCACCTTCCCAGCGCCGCGGTGACACCCGAGGAGGCCCGGCAGCTCAGCCCGGACGACCACCGCCGTGCGTTCGCGGCGTTCTGCGCGATGCTGATGGCCGACTTCGACCGCTACCTCGCAGCACCGGACGCCGACGTGGCCGAGGACGGTGTGGCGTTCACCCAGGCCGCCCTGTGGTTGACCGACGACGAGTTCGCGGAGTTGCGCAGCGAGCTGGCCGCGGTGATCACCTCACGAATCACCAACGGCCGCAGCCCACATCGCGAGAAAAGGATGATCAGCACGGTGCTGATGCCGGGCCGCTGA
- the gabT gene encoding 4-aminobutyrate--2-oxoglutarate transaminase: MSALEQSRQLATAIPGPRSTELSARKSAAVAGGVGNTMPVYAARAYGGIVEDVDGNRLIDLGSGIAVTTIGNASPRVVEAVAAQAAQFTHTCFMVTPYEGYVAVAEALNRLTPGDEDKRTALFNSGSEAVENAVKIARTFTGKQAVVAFDHAYHGRTNLTMALTAKSMPYKHGFGPFAPEIYRAPLSYPYRDAEFGGKELATDGELAARRAITVIDKQIGADNLAAVIIEPIQGEGGFIVPAEGFLPSLLDWCRANNVVFIADEVQTGFARTGAMFACEHEGIVPDLIVTAKGIADGMPLSAVTGRAEIMDAPHVGGLGGTYGGNPVACAAALATIETIEGDGLVARAAQIESLMKDKLGRIQAEDDRIGDVRGRGAMIAVELVKPGTTEPDADLTKKLCAAAHQAGVIVLSCGTFGNVLRFLPPLAISDELLLEGLDVLELILRDL, from the coding sequence GTGAGCGCTCTTGAGCAGAGTCGCCAGCTCGCCACCGCCATCCCCGGCCCACGGTCGACCGAATTGAGCGCACGCAAGAGCGCCGCGGTGGCCGGCGGGGTCGGCAATACCATGCCGGTGTACGCGGCCAGGGCGTACGGCGGCATCGTCGAAGACGTCGACGGCAACCGGTTGATAGACCTGGGGTCGGGCATCGCGGTCACCACGATCGGCAATGCCTCGCCGCGCGTGGTCGAGGCGGTGGCCGCGCAGGCCGCGCAGTTCACCCATACCTGCTTCATGGTCACCCCCTACGAGGGTTACGTCGCCGTCGCCGAGGCGCTCAACCGCCTCACCCCGGGCGATGAGGACAAGCGCACAGCACTGTTCAATTCCGGCTCCGAGGCCGTCGAGAATGCCGTCAAGATTGCCCGGACATTCACAGGTAAGCAGGCGGTGGTGGCGTTCGATCACGCCTATCACGGCCGCACGAACCTCACGATGGCGCTGACGGCGAAGTCGATGCCCTACAAGCACGGCTTCGGCCCGTTCGCACCGGAGATCTACCGCGCACCGCTGTCGTATCCGTACCGCGACGCCGAATTCGGCGGCAAGGAACTGGCCACTGACGGCGAACTCGCGGCGCGCCGCGCGATCACCGTGATCGACAAGCAGATCGGCGCCGATAACCTGGCCGCGGTCATCATCGAGCCGATCCAGGGCGAGGGTGGCTTCATCGTCCCGGCCGAGGGTTTCCTGCCCTCGCTGCTGGACTGGTGCCGCGCCAACAACGTGGTCTTCATCGCCGACGAGGTGCAGACCGGGTTCGCCCGCACCGGCGCCATGTTCGCCTGCGAGCACGAGGGCATCGTGCCCGACCTGATCGTCACCGCGAAGGGCATCGCCGACGGCATGCCGTTGTCGGCGGTCACCGGACGCGCAGAGATCATGGACGCCCCGCACGTCGGCGGGCTCGGCGGCACGTACGGCGGCAATCCGGTCGCGTGTGCCGCGGCGCTGGCCACCATCGAGACCATCGAGGGGGACGGTCTGGTGGCGCGTGCGGCGCAGATCGAGTCGCTGATGAAGGACAAGCTGGGTCGCATCCAGGCCGAGGACGATCGCATCGGCGACGTGCGCGGCCGCGGCGCCATGATCGCCGTCGAGCTGGTCAAGCCGGGGACGACGGAGCCCGATGCCGATCTGACGAAGAAGTTGTGCGCGGCCGCTCACCAGGCCGGCGTCATCGTGCTGTCCTGCGGAACCTTCGGCAACGTGTTGCGCTTCCTTCCGCCGCTGGCCATCAGCGACGAACTTCTGCTCGAGGGCCTCGACGTCCTCGAACTCATCCTTCGCGACCTCTGA